In a genomic window of Oncorhynchus keta strain PuntledgeMale-10-30-2019 chromosome 26, Oket_V2, whole genome shotgun sequence:
- the LOC118359004 gene encoding regulator of G-protein signaling 21-like isoform X1, translated as MPSLIITETLIQTQHFNMEQDDRRRNKNLGKNFMCRLQCMFSHSPTSERLSLEDTQQWSQSLERLLESKYGLATFRTFLKSEFSDENIEFWLTCEEYKKIKSSFRMSSKAKKIYEHFIKAEAPKEINIDYHTREQIKRAVKNPTLQCFDDAQKIVYGLMERDSYPRFLRSDIYRSLLDSLAADAVKG; from the exons ATGCCCAGCCTAATCATCACAGAGACACTGATACAAACACAGCACTTCAATATGGAGCAGGACGACAGGAGGAGGAACAAGAACTT GGGAAAGAACTTTATGTGCCGACTGCAATGCATGTTCTCACATTCACCTACCTCTGAGAG GCTAAGTTTAGAAGATACCCAACAATGGTCTCAGTCACTGGAGAGACTCCTCGAGTCTAAAT ATGGACTGGCGACCTTCAGAACCTTTCTGAAGTCTGAATTCAGCGATGAGAACATTGAGTTCTGGCTGACGTGTGAGGAGTACAAGAAAATCAAGTCTTCATTCAGAATGTCATCGAAGGCCAAAAAAATCTATGAGCATTTCATAAAGGCTGAGGCTCCTAAAGAG ATAAACATTGACTACCACACGAGGGAGCAGATCAAGAGGGCCGTGAAGAATCCTACACTCCAGTGCTTTGACGATGCCCAGAAGATTGTCTATGGGCTGATGGAGAGAGACTCGTACCCTCGCTTCCTGCGCTCAGACATTTACCGATCCCTCCTGGATTCCCTCGCCGCTGACGCCGTCAAGGGCTAA
- the LOC118359004 gene encoding regulator of G-protein signaling 21-like isoform X2, producing the protein MPSLIITETLIQTQHFNMEQDDRRRNKNLGKNFMCRLQCMFSHSPTSESRLSLEDTQQWSQSLERLLESKYGLATFRTFLKSEFSDENIEFWLTCEEYKKIKSSFRMSSKAKKIYEHFIKAEAPKEINIDYHTREQIKRAVKNPTLQCFDDAQKIVYGLMERDSYPRFLRSDIYRSLLDSLAADAVKG; encoded by the exons ATGCCCAGCCTAATCATCACAGAGACACTGATACAAACACAGCACTTCAATATGGAGCAGGACGACAGGAGGAGGAACAAGAACTT GGGAAAGAACTTTATGTGCCGACTGCAATGCATGTTCTCACATTCACCTACCTCTGAGAG CAGGCTAAGTTTAGAAGATACCCAACAATGGTCTCAGTCACTGGAGAGACTCCTCGAGTCTAAAT ATGGACTGGCGACCTTCAGAACCTTTCTGAAGTCTGAATTCAGCGATGAGAACATTGAGTTCTGGCTGACGTGTGAGGAGTACAAGAAAATCAAGTCTTCATTCAGAATGTCATCGAAGGCCAAAAAAATCTATGAGCATTTCATAAAGGCTGAGGCTCCTAAAGAG ATAAACATTGACTACCACACGAGGGAGCAGATCAAGAGGGCCGTGAAGAATCCTACACTCCAGTGCTTTGACGATGCCCAGAAGATTGTCTATGGGCTGATGGAGAGAGACTCGTACCCTCGCTTCCTGCGCTCAGACATTTACCGATCCCTCCTGGATTCCCTCGCCGCTGACGCCGTCAAGGGCTAA
- the LOC118358649 gene encoding regulator of G-protein signaling 21-like: protein MPKLLFSKIRIYELKDIPQKRTQRRRIDILLSRKRQKKDIQCLLAQKINDESFSTKINPEDNRGIQPTLETLLKDEGCLAAFRAFLRSEFSEENIEFWLACRDYRKTISPADLFWKATEIYQEFLHPQAQREINVDHHIHEKIKRSMKAPALCCFDEAVRHVYKLMESDSYSRFLRSDAYLELGRKARTFW from the exons ATGCCCAAACTATTATTTTCAAAGATTCGGATCTATGAATTGAAGGATATACCGCAAAAAAGAACACAGAGAAGAAG GATCGATATCCTTCTAAGCAGAAAAAGACAGAAAAAAGACATCCAGTGTCTTCTGGCACAAAAGATAAATGATGAGTCCTTTTCTACAAAAATCAA TCCAGAGGACAATAGAGGAATCCAGCCAACTCTTGAGACCTTGTTGAAGGACGAAG GGTGCCTTGCAGCCTTCCGAGCCTTCCTGCGGTCCGAATTCAGTGAGGAGAATATTGAATTTTGGCTTGCATGCAGAGACTACAGAAAGACCATCTCACCGGCTGACCTGTTCTGGAAAGCAACAGAGATCTACCAGGAGTTCCTCCACCCTCAGGCCCAGAGAGAG ATCAACGTTGACCACCACATCCACGAGAAGATCAAAAGGTCCATGAAAGCCCCTGCTCTGTGCTGCTTTGACGAGGCAGTGAGACACGTGTACAAACTGATGGAGAGCGACTCATATTCCAGGTTCCTCAGGTCAGATGCCTACCTGGAGCTCGGACGCAAAGCCAGGACCTTCTGGTAG
- the LOC118359005 gene encoding regulator of G-protein signaling 21-like isoform X3, translating to MAEAAKRIYTEFVQVDAPRQINIDCETRHEITNSMSQPTLSCFDKAQRVIYKLMKKDSYPRFLKSEIYQVLLEPSDAS from the exons ATGGCTGAAGCAGCGAAAAGAATCTACACAGAGTTTGTACAGGTCGACGCCCCCAGACAG ATAAACATCGACTGTGAGACCAGGCATGAGATTACAAACAGCATGTCTCAGCCGACCCTGAGCTGCTTCGACAAGGCCCAGAGAGTGATATACAAGCTGATGAAAAAGGACAGTTATCCCAGATTCCTGAAATCTGAAATCTATCAGGTTCTTTTAGAACCATCAGACGCCAGCTGA